Proteins encoded by one window of Xanthomonas sp. DAR 80977:
- a CDS encoding TetR/AcrR family transcriptional regulator: MTKTPSPAPQLRGPSDHDVRDQIVEAATEYFGLYGYEKTTVSDLAKAIGFSKAYIYKFFDSKQAIGEVICSNRLSAIMAAVDQAVVGVASAPERLRRVFKALVEAGSELFFDDRKLYDIARTSAAESWPSARAYEEHIKALVLQIVRDGREAGEFERKTPLDETASAIYLVMRPFINPLLLQHNLDNAAEATTQLSNLILRSLSP, encoded by the coding sequence ATGACCAAGACACCTTCTCCCGCGCCCCAGCTCAGGGGGCCTTCGGATCATGATGTGCGAGACCAGATCGTCGAGGCGGCGACCGAATACTTCGGCCTTTACGGTTACGAGAAGACGACCGTCTCCGACCTGGCGAAAGCGATCGGTTTTTCCAAGGCGTACATCTACAAGTTCTTCGACTCCAAGCAGGCGATCGGCGAGGTCATCTGCTCCAATCGGCTCAGCGCGATCATGGCCGCCGTCGACCAGGCGGTCGTCGGCGTCGCTTCCGCGCCCGAGCGCCTGCGGCGCGTGTTCAAGGCATTGGTGGAGGCTGGCAGCGAGCTGTTTTTCGACGACCGCAAGCTCTACGACATCGCCAGAACCTCGGCCGCCGAATCCTGGCCCTCCGCGCGCGCCTACGAAGAGCACATCAAGGCGCTCGTCCTGCAGATCGTGCGCGACGGCCGCGAAGCCGGTGAATTCGAGCGCAAGACCCCGCTGGACGAGACCGCCAGCGCCATCTACCTGGTCATGCGCCCGTTCATCAATCCGCTGTTGCTGCAGCACAACCTGGACAACGCCGCCGAGGCGACGACCCAGTTGTCCAACCTGATCTTGCGCAGCCTGTCGCCGTGA
- a CDS encoding AraC family transcriptional regulator ligand-binding domain-containing protein — protein MAFPHPAAASKKRFALSESHRTANIVPNAVRSMLGLVEDRALPPERLCRGLGFTYQDLHDRDLLLSYHQVRSLILRARALLGDASMGLAAGMRQTPVSWGLAGLAMLTCETFGEAIGYGLAHQNEAGAMMHHRFEQQGREVAIELMPHVFDLEIEPYLIEEAFASALNVSRCMVGPEIRPRCVEFAFAKPAQAPAYARFFRCPVRFDTGRNRMSLDAKWLATRLPGYDRITCGLLRQQLNTLIQRSAARNDLIESIAMRLRAGAEAPPRQPELARQANLSERTLRRRLGAQSVGYRALRDAALYERAQDLLKNSGMRVADVAQAVGYADARTFRRAFQRWSGTSPKAFRNGG, from the coding sequence ATGGCATTCCCGCATCCCGCTGCTGCGTCCAAGAAGCGCTTCGCCCTGTCCGAATCGCATCGGACCGCCAACATCGTTCCCAATGCGGTGCGGTCCATGCTGGGCCTGGTCGAGGATCGCGCGCTGCCGCCGGAGCGGTTGTGCAGGGGACTCGGGTTCACCTACCAGGACCTGCACGACCGCGACCTGCTGCTGTCCTATCACCAGGTCCGCTCGCTGATCCTGCGGGCCAGGGCCTTGCTCGGCGACGCCTCCATGGGACTGGCTGCCGGCATGCGGCAAACCCCGGTGTCCTGGGGACTGGCGGGGCTCGCCATGCTGACCTGCGAGACCTTCGGCGAGGCCATCGGCTATGGCCTTGCGCACCAGAACGAAGCGGGCGCGATGATGCACCACCGCTTCGAGCAGCAGGGACGCGAGGTCGCGATCGAGCTCATGCCGCACGTGTTCGACCTGGAGATCGAGCCGTACCTGATCGAGGAAGCGTTCGCCAGCGCGCTCAATGTCAGTCGCTGCATGGTCGGCCCCGAGATCAGGCCGCGCTGCGTGGAGTTCGCCTTCGCCAAGCCGGCGCAGGCGCCAGCGTATGCGCGCTTCTTCCGTTGCCCGGTGCGCTTCGACACCGGCAGGAACAGGATGAGCCTGGACGCGAAGTGGCTGGCGACGCGGCTGCCCGGCTACGACCGCATCACCTGCGGGCTGCTGCGGCAGCAGCTCAACACGCTGATCCAGCGCTCCGCCGCACGCAACGACCTGATCGAGTCCATCGCCATGCGCCTGCGCGCCGGCGCCGAGGCGCCGCCGCGCCAGCCCGAACTGGCACGGCAGGCCAACCTCAGCGAGCGCACCCTGCGGCGCCGGCTGGGCGCGCAATCGGTGGGTTACCGCGCGTTGCGCGACGCCGCGCTGTACGAACGCGCGCAGGACCTGCTGAAGAACTCCGGCATGCGCGTTGCCGACGTGGCGCAGGCGGTGGGCTATGCCGACGCGCGGACCTTCCGGCGGGCGTTCCAGCGCTGGTCGGGTACTTCTCCGAAGGCATTTCGCAACGGCGGTTGA
- a CDS encoding efflux transporter outer membrane subunit, whose product MLPRRSLVLSLLCASVMAGCAVGPDYRRPDAPLPSHYIGQAQPGQGESPPAAELTAWWQGFDDPLLTRLVSLALEQNLDLAQAGARVAQARAGLGAANAALLPSGAVSASAARARQSLETPLGQVLASTPGYDRWGNAYEADLEAGWEVDVFGGLRRGRQAALADYQASQAGAMATRLAVAAQTADIYIAIRGLQARLDIAQRQVKTQQDLLAKVQLLYGKGLAAEYQLRQTEGALARVQATVPVLQMGLDAAMNALDVVLGVPPGTHRADLEAVAPIPATPRIAAMGSPAELLQRRPDLIVAERRLAATNARIGEAIAEYYPKFSLSGMLGSATAVSSGNLFTSGASQSAGILGLRWRLFDFGRINAQIGLAKGQDAEALAAYRQAVLRATEDVETAFSALLNRGQQAASLTQGEAALSRARASSFAAYQRGAASLIDVLQADDSLLQASDARAQAQTESARAAVAAFKALGGGWEPVAPAAMATR is encoded by the coding sequence ATGCTGCCCCGTCGCTCTCTTGTTCTTTCGCTGCTTTGCGCCAGCGTGATGGCCGGCTGTGCGGTCGGCCCCGACTACCGCCGTCCCGACGCGCCGCTCCCCAGCCACTACATCGGGCAAGCGCAGCCTGGGCAAGGCGAGAGCCCGCCGGCGGCCGAACTGACGGCATGGTGGCAAGGCTTCGACGATCCGCTGCTGACGCGCCTGGTGTCCTTGGCGCTGGAGCAGAACCTGGACCTGGCGCAGGCGGGCGCCCGCGTCGCCCAGGCACGCGCCGGGCTCGGTGCGGCCAACGCGGCCCTGCTCCCCTCGGGAGCGGTCAGCGCTTCGGCCGCCCGCGCTCGCCAGTCGCTGGAGACCCCGCTGGGCCAGGTGCTCGCCAGCACGCCCGGATACGATCGCTGGGGGAATGCCTACGAGGCCGACCTCGAGGCGGGCTGGGAAGTGGATGTGTTCGGCGGACTGCGGCGTGGCCGGCAGGCGGCGCTGGCCGACTACCAGGCCTCGCAAGCCGGCGCCATGGCGACGCGGTTGGCCGTGGCCGCACAGACGGCGGACATCTACATCGCCATCCGCGGGTTGCAGGCCCGCCTGGACATCGCCCAGCGGCAGGTCAAGACCCAGCAGGACCTGCTGGCGAAAGTCCAGCTGCTGTACGGCAAGGGCCTGGCCGCCGAGTATCAGCTGCGGCAGACCGAAGGGGCGCTGGCACGGGTGCAGGCGACCGTTCCGGTGCTGCAGATGGGCCTGGACGCCGCCATGAACGCGCTCGACGTGGTGCTGGGCGTCCCGCCGGGGACGCATCGGGCCGACCTCGAAGCCGTCGCACCGATTCCGGCGACGCCGCGGATCGCGGCGATGGGTTCCCCGGCCGAGCTGTTGCAGCGACGCCCCGACCTCATCGTTGCGGAACGGCGGCTTGCGGCGACCAACGCCAGGATCGGCGAGGCGATCGCCGAGTACTACCCCAAGTTCTCGCTGAGCGGGATGCTGGGAAGCGCCACGGCGGTCTCCAGCGGCAACCTGTTCACCAGTGGCGCGAGCCAATCGGCAGGCATTCTGGGATTGCGCTGGCGTCTTTTCGACTTCGGCCGCATCAACGCGCAGATCGGGCTCGCGAAGGGCCAGGATGCCGAGGCATTGGCGGCGTACCGCCAGGCCGTGCTGCGTGCGACCGAGGACGTCGAAACCGCCTTCTCGGCACTGCTCAACCGTGGGCAGCAGGCCGCCAGCTTGACGCAGGGGGAGGCCGCGCTGTCCCGCGCCAGGGCGTCCTCGTTCGCGGCGTATCAACGTGGCGCCGCCAGCCTGATCGACGTGCTGCAGGCCGACGATTCTCTCCTGCAGGCGTCCGATGCGAGGGCGCAGGCGCAGACCGAATCGGCGCGCGCGGCCGTGGCTGCATTCAAGGCGCTGGGCGGCGGCTGGGAACCGGTGGCGCCCGCAGCGATGGCGACGCGCTGA
- a CDS encoding efflux RND transporter periplasmic adaptor subunit, producing MLRRQLVPYALCLLPLSLAACGDTHTSDPRTEAPLVRIGAVQGGGAAPRSFTGVVAARVQSDLAFRVPGKVLERLVDTGQSVRRGQALMRMDPIDLGLQARAQQETVAAARARAAQTADDEARYRGLVAEGAVSASAYDQIKASADAARAQLKAAEAQADVARNASSYAVLLADADGVVVETLAEPGQVVGAGQPVVRLARAGQREAIVQLPETLRPAAGSSAQARLYGDRQAAMPATLRQLSDAADRATRTYEARYVLEGALARAPLGATVTVEIPPDTDSTASLQVPIGAVFDPGKGPGVWTVEGKPAKAVWRSVQVLGLSDDVAQVKGNLKIGDQVVSLGAHLLREGQIVRPIGQGQALAGGARP from the coding sequence ATGCTTCGGCGCCAGCTCGTCCCCTATGCCCTTTGCCTCTTGCCGCTTTCCCTGGCGGCATGCGGCGACACACACACCTCCGACCCGCGCACGGAGGCGCCACTGGTCAGGATCGGCGCCGTCCAGGGCGGCGGCGCCGCGCCGCGCTCGTTCACCGGGGTCGTCGCCGCCCGGGTCCAGAGCGATCTGGCCTTTCGCGTGCCGGGCAAGGTGCTGGAGCGCCTCGTCGATACCGGGCAGAGCGTCAGGCGCGGCCAAGCGCTCATGCGCATGGACCCGATCGACCTGGGCCTGCAGGCGCGGGCGCAGCAGGAAACCGTAGCCGCCGCGCGCGCGCGCGCCGCGCAGACCGCCGACGATGAGGCGCGCTACCGCGGCCTGGTCGCCGAAGGGGCGGTTTCTGCGTCCGCCTACGATCAGATCAAGGCCTCGGCCGACGCGGCGCGGGCGCAACTCAAGGCGGCCGAGGCGCAAGCCGACGTCGCCAGGAACGCATCGAGCTATGCCGTCCTGCTTGCCGACGCCGATGGCGTGGTCGTGGAGACGCTGGCCGAGCCGGGGCAAGTGGTCGGCGCCGGGCAACCGGTGGTGCGCCTGGCGCGGGCCGGCCAGCGCGAAGCCATCGTGCAACTGCCCGAGACGCTGCGGCCGGCCGCGGGCTCGTCGGCCCAGGCCAGGCTGTACGGCGATCGCCAGGCCGCCATGCCGGCGACCTTGCGCCAGCTGTCCGATGCGGCCGACCGGGCCACCCGCACCTACGAGGCGAGGTACGTGCTCGAAGGCGCCTTGGCCCGGGCACCGCTGGGCGCCACCGTCACCGTCGAGATTCCGCCCGACACGGACTCCACCGCTTCGCTGCAGGTGCCGATCGGCGCCGTGTTCGATCCGGGCAAGGGCCCGGGCGTGTGGACCGTCGAGGGCAAGCCGGCAAAAGCCGTCTGGCGTTCCGTCCAGGTGCTCGGCCTGAGCGACGACGTGGCGCAGGTGAAGGGCAATCTCAAGATCGGCGACCAGGTGGTCTCGCTGGGCGCGCATCTGCTTCGCGAAGGCCAGATCGTCAGGCCGATCGGCCAGGGCCAGGCGCTGGCCGGCGGAGCGCGGCCATGA
- a CDS encoding efflux RND transporter permease subunit, with protein sequence MSEGRFNLSALAVRERSITLFLIFLISVAGVLAFFQLGRAEDPPFTIKQMTVVTAWPGATAQEMQDQVAEPLEKRMQELRWYDRTETYTRPGLAFTMISLRDSTPPAQVQEEFYQARKKLGDEAKKLPAGVIGPMVNDEYADVTFALFALKAKGEPQRLLVRDAEALRQQLLHVPGVKKVNIIGEQPERIFVAFSHDRLATLGVAPQDIFAALNGQNVLTPAGSIETRGPQVFLRVDGAFDSLEKIRRTPIVAQGRTLKLSDVATVERGYEDPATFLVRNNGEPALLLGVVMRDDWNGLDLGKALEAEVAKVNAGLPLGMTLSKVTDQAVNISSAVDEFMVKFFVALLVVMVVCFVSMGWRVGIVVAAAVPLTLAAVFVVMAASGKNFDRITLGSLILALGLLVDDAIIAIEMMVVKMEEGYSRVAASAYAWSHTAAPMLSGTLVTAIGFMPNGFARSTAGEYTSNMFWIVGIALIASWVVAVAFTPYLGVKLLPDIKQVEGGHAAIYDTRHYNRFRRVLGRVIARKWLVAGAVVGLFALSIVGMGLVNKQFFPTSDRPEVLVEVQMPYGTSIAQTSAATAKVEAWLARQKEARIVTAYIGQGAPRFFLAMAPELPDPSFAKIVVLAGDDKQREALKFRLRRAVADGLVPEAQVRATQIVFGPPSPFPVAYRVMGPDPDTLRRIADDVAGVMHASPMMRTVNTDWGPRVPTLRFTLDQDRLQAVGLTSSSVASQLQFLLSGVPLTEVREDIRSVQVLGRAAGEIRFDPAKIAGFTLVGAAGQRIPLSQVGSVDVRMEDPILRRRDRTPTITVRGDIAEGLQPPDVSTAVMDQLQPIIDTLPSGYRIEQAGSIEESGKATKAMLPLFPIMIALTLLIIILQVRSIAAMVMVFATSPLGLIGVAPTLLVFQQPFGINALVGLIALSGILMRNTLILIGQIHHNEQEGLSPFDAVVEATVQRARPVILTALAAILAFIPLTHSVFWGTLAYTLIGGTFAGTILTLVFLPAMYSIWFRIRPEPAR encoded by the coding sequence ATGAGCGAGGGGCGTTTCAACCTGTCGGCGCTCGCAGTACGCGAGCGTTCGATCACGCTGTTCCTGATCTTCCTGATCTCCGTCGCCGGCGTTCTGGCGTTCTTCCAGCTCGGCCGCGCGGAAGATCCTCCGTTCACGATCAAGCAGATGACGGTGGTCACCGCGTGGCCGGGCGCAACCGCGCAGGAGATGCAGGACCAGGTCGCCGAACCGCTGGAAAAGCGCATGCAGGAACTGCGCTGGTACGACCGCACGGAAACCTACACGCGCCCCGGCCTGGCGTTCACGATGATTTCCCTGCGCGACAGCACCCCGCCTGCGCAGGTCCAGGAAGAGTTCTATCAGGCCCGCAAGAAGCTCGGCGACGAGGCCAAGAAACTGCCGGCCGGGGTCATCGGCCCCATGGTCAACGACGAATATGCGGACGTGACCTTCGCGCTGTTCGCGCTCAAGGCCAAGGGCGAACCGCAGCGGCTGCTGGTGCGCGACGCCGAGGCGCTGCGCCAGCAACTGCTGCACGTTCCGGGCGTGAAGAAGGTCAACATCATCGGCGAGCAACCCGAGCGCATCTTCGTCGCGTTCTCCCACGACCGCCTGGCCACGCTGGGCGTCGCGCCGCAGGACATCTTCGCCGCGCTCAACGGCCAGAACGTGCTGACCCCCGCCGGCTCCATCGAGACCAGGGGGCCGCAGGTCTTCCTGCGCGTCGATGGCGCGTTCGACAGCCTGGAGAAGATCCGGCGCACGCCGATCGTCGCGCAGGGACGCACGCTGAAGCTGTCGGACGTGGCGACCGTGGAGCGCGGCTACGAGGATCCCGCCACCTTCCTGGTGCGCAACAACGGCGAACCGGCGCTGCTGCTGGGCGTGGTGATGCGCGACGACTGGAACGGCCTGGACCTGGGCAAGGCGCTGGAGGCGGAAGTCGCCAAGGTCAACGCGGGGCTGCCCCTGGGCATGACGCTGAGCAAGGTGACCGACCAGGCCGTCAACATCAGCTCGGCGGTCGACGAGTTCATGGTCAAGTTCTTCGTCGCCCTGCTCGTGGTGATGGTGGTGTGCTTCGTGAGCATGGGCTGGCGCGTCGGCATCGTGGTCGCGGCGGCGGTGCCGCTGACGCTGGCGGCGGTGTTCGTGGTCATGGCCGCGAGCGGCAAGAACTTCGACCGCATCACCCTCGGCTCGCTGATCCTGGCGCTGGGCCTGCTGGTGGACGACGCCATCATCGCCATCGAGATGATGGTGGTGAAGATGGAGGAAGGCTACAGCCGCGTCGCCGCCTCGGCCTATGCCTGGAGCCACACGGCGGCGCCCATGCTGTCCGGCACGCTGGTCACCGCCATCGGCTTCATGCCCAACGGATTCGCGCGCTCCACGGCCGGCGAGTACACCAGCAACATGTTCTGGATCGTCGGCATCGCCCTGATCGCGTCCTGGGTCGTCGCGGTGGCGTTCACCCCCTACCTCGGCGTGAAACTGCTGCCTGACATCAAGCAGGTCGAGGGCGGCCACGCGGCCATCTACGACACCCGCCACTACAACCGCTTCCGGCGGGTGCTCGGGCGCGTCATCGCGCGCAAATGGCTGGTCGCCGGCGCGGTGGTGGGGCTGTTCGCGCTGTCCATCGTCGGCATGGGGCTGGTCAACAAGCAGTTCTTCCCGACCTCCGACCGGCCGGAGGTGCTGGTCGAGGTGCAGATGCCCTACGGCACCTCGATCGCGCAGACCAGCGCGGCGACGGCGAAGGTCGAAGCCTGGCTGGCCAGGCAGAAGGAGGCGCGGATCGTGACCGCGTACATCGGCCAGGGCGCGCCACGCTTCTTCCTGGCGATGGCGCCCGAACTGCCCGATCCGTCGTTCGCCAAGATCGTGGTGCTCGCGGGCGACGACAAGCAGCGCGAAGCGCTCAAGTTCAGGCTGCGCCGGGCCGTGGCCGACGGCCTGGTGCCCGAGGCACAGGTGCGCGCCACCCAGATCGTGTTCGGCCCGCCGTCGCCGTTTCCGGTGGCCTACCGGGTCATGGGACCCGACCCGGACACGCTGCGCAGGATCGCAGACGACGTGGCCGGCGTCATGCATGCCAGCCCGATGATGCGCACGGTCAACACGGACTGGGGGCCGCGCGTCCCCACCCTGCGCTTCACCCTCGACCAGGACCGGCTCCAGGCGGTGGGCCTGACCTCCAGCTCGGTGGCGTCGCAGCTGCAGTTCCTGCTGAGCGGCGTGCCGCTGACCGAGGTGCGCGAGGACATCCGTTCGGTGCAGGTGCTGGGTCGCGCGGCCGGCGAGATCCGCTTCGATCCCGCGAAGATCGCCGGCTTCACCCTGGTCGGCGCGGCAGGACAGCGCATTCCGCTGTCGCAGGTCGGCAGCGTCGACGTGCGCATGGAGGATCCCATCCTGCGGCGCCGCGATCGCACGCCGACCATCACGGTCCGCGGCGACATCGCCGAAGGGCTGCAGCCGCCGGACGTTTCCACCGCCGTCATGGACCAGCTGCAGCCGATCATCGACACGCTTCCTTCCGGCTACCGGATCGAACAGGCGGGTTCGATCGAAGAATCCGGCAAGGCCACCAAGGCGATGCTGCCGCTGTTCCCGATCATGATCGCGCTCACCCTGCTCATCATCATCCTGCAGGTGCGTTCGATCGCGGCCATGGTCATGGTGTTCGCCACCAGTCCGCTCGGCCTGATCGGCGTCGCGCCGACGCTGCTCGTCTTCCAGCAGCCCTTCGGCATCAACGCCCTGGTCGGCCTGATCGCGCTGTCGGGCATCCTGATGCGCAACACGCTGATCCTGATCGGGCAGATCCACCACAACGAACAGGAAGGACTGAGCCCGTTCGATGCGGTCGTCGAAGCCACCGTGCAGCGGGCGCGGCCGGTGATCCTGACGGCGCTGGCCGCGATCCTGGCGTTCATCCCGCTGACCCATTCGGTGTTCTGGGGCACCCTCGCCTACACGCTGATCGGCGGCACCTTCGCCGGGACGATCCTGACCCTGGTGTTCCTGCCGGCCATGTATTCCATCTGGTTCCGGATCAGGCCGGAGCCGGCTCGCTGA
- a CDS encoding STY0301 family protein: MRAGNAACVGLAECETGILSRSYPPGRLSPRSVPARRAIASRGIRMFPKRVSATARWWFFLACLSFGMPALAKETLRCPQTLRVSGAVLQSPDLPEGAGMAFEGGQPLPFFSMGVFSGHPRELASLVPDSDSEEPASGVARSVWRFERPDPHGTYAVCEYGAAGKVQIYKRISDAARSCTATARNDSVRHVIVDAAFECE; the protein is encoded by the coding sequence ATGCGAGCAGGCAACGCGGCGTGCGTCGGCCTGGCGGAGTGCGAGACCGGTATCCTGTCGCGGTCGTATCCGCCCGGGCGCCTGTCGCCACGTTCTGTTCCTGCCCGCCGAGCCATTGCATCGAGGGGAATCCGCATGTTTCCGAAGCGCGTTTCAGCAACTGCGCGGTGGTGGTTCTTCCTGGCCTGTCTGTCTTTCGGCATGCCGGCCTTGGCCAAGGAGACGTTGCGGTGTCCGCAGACGCTGCGCGTCTCCGGCGCCGTGCTGCAGAGTCCGGATCTGCCGGAGGGCGCCGGGATGGCCTTCGAGGGCGGGCAGCCGCTGCCGTTCTTCTCCATGGGCGTGTTCTCGGGACATCCGCGCGAGCTGGCTTCGCTGGTGCCGGACAGCGACAGCGAGGAGCCGGCCTCCGGGGTCGCGCGGTCCGTCTGGAGATTCGAGCGCCCGGATCCGCACGGAACCTATGCGGTCTGCGAGTACGGCGCCGCCGGCAAGGTGCAGATCTACAAGCGCATCAGCGACGCGGCGAGATCCTGCACGGCCACCGCACGCAACGACAGCGTCAGGCACGTGATCGTGGACGCGGCATTCGAATGCGAATGA
- the pgsA gene encoding CDP-diacylglycerol--glycerol-3-phosphate 3-phosphatidyltransferase: MKLTIPTWLTLLRIVMIPVLVLVFYLPYTWTNFASAAIFGLAAFTDWLDGWVARRYHQYSAFGAFLDPVADKLMVAVALFLIVQGHPTPWMAFWAAVIVGREIAVSALREWMAEIGQRAKVRVAMIGKVKTTAQMVALLCLLYSVMPDGSPPESVWMGLFIFHIGDWTLAIASILTLLSGIQYLHAAWPSLRADERAAVADKNAKKIEGNG; the protein is encoded by the coding sequence ATGAAGTTGACCATCCCCACCTGGCTGACGCTGCTGCGGATCGTGATGATTCCGGTGCTGGTGCTGGTGTTCTACCTTCCCTACACGTGGACGAACTTCGCCTCGGCGGCGATCTTCGGCCTGGCCGCGTTCACCGACTGGCTGGACGGCTGGGTGGCGCGGCGCTACCACCAGTATTCGGCGTTCGGCGCGTTCCTGGACCCGGTGGCCGACAAGCTGATGGTCGCGGTGGCGCTGTTCCTGATCGTGCAGGGCCACCCGACGCCGTGGATGGCGTTCTGGGCGGCGGTGATCGTGGGCCGCGAGATCGCGGTGTCGGCGCTGCGCGAGTGGATGGCCGAGATCGGCCAGCGCGCCAAGGTGCGGGTGGCGATGATCGGCAAGGTCAAGACCACCGCGCAGATGGTCGCGCTGCTGTGCCTGCTGTATTCGGTGATGCCCGACGGCTCGCCGCCGGAGAGCGTGTGGATGGGGCTGTTCATCTTCCATATTGGCGACTGGACGCTGGCGATCGCCTCGATCCTGACTCTGCTGTCCGGCATCCAATACCTGCATGCGGCCTGGCCGAGCCTGCGCGCCGACGAGCGCGCGGCGGTGGCGGACAAGAATGCGAAAAAAATCGAAGGCAACGGTTGA
- a CDS encoding SDR family NAD(P)-dependent oxidoreductase, with translation MADRADLAGWNALVTGGAGGLGRAIAARLIQRGVRCLLVDIDADALERAVRALGPMATPHLADLTDPAARQALVQRVHTHCGRLDLLVNNAGIVGTTPFEQRSQDSIRGELDLNLMAPLLLTHSLLPLLHCAGDGRVVSIVSLGGMFPLPESTVYSASKFGLRGAMLCLGLDGARLGVRFSIVNPSATETPMLMREAIHGGNKLQFMDPPQTPDAVALQVLRCLDAPCLERFVRSSESWSVRLAMLLPNLLVRALPWFRRSAERGHQRYLASLVQRGLVRQREGEWELVSDASHRT, from the coding sequence ATGGCTGATCGCGCCGATCTCGCGGGCTGGAACGCGCTGGTCACCGGCGGCGCCGGCGGGTTGGGCCGGGCGATCGCCGCGCGGCTGATCCAGCGCGGCGTGCGCTGCCTGTTGGTGGACATCGACGCCGACGCCCTGGAGCGCGCCGTGCGCGCCCTGGGGCCGATGGCCACGCCGCACCTGGCCGACCTGACCGATCCCGCCGCGCGGCAAGCGCTGGTGCAGCGCGTGCACACGCACTGCGGCCGGCTGGACCTGCTGGTCAACAACGCCGGCATCGTCGGCACCACGCCGTTCGAGCAGCGCAGCCAGGATTCGATCCGCGGCGAGCTGGACCTCAACCTGATGGCGCCGCTGCTGCTCACCCACAGCCTGCTGCCGTTGCTGCACTGCGCCGGCGACGGGCGGGTGGTGAGCATCGTGTCGCTGGGCGGGATGTTCCCGCTGCCCGAATCCACCGTGTACTCGGCCAGCAAGTTCGGCCTGCGCGGCGCCATGCTGTGCCTGGGGCTGGATGGCGCGCGGCTGGGGGTGCGGTTCTCGATCGTGAATCCTTCCGCCACCGAGACGCCCATGCTGATGCGCGAGGCCATCCACGGCGGCAACAAGCTGCAATTCATGGACCCGCCGCAGACACCCGACGCGGTGGCGCTGCAGGTGCTGCGCTGCCTGGACGCGCCATGCCTGGAACGCTTCGTGCGCAGCAGCGAGTCGTGGAGCGTGCGCCTGGCCATGCTGTTGCCCAACCTGCTGGTGCGCGCGTTGCCGTGGTTCAGGCGCAGCGCCGAACGCGGGCACCAGCGCTACCTGGCCTCGCTGGTGCAGCGCGGCCTGGTACGCCAGCGCGAGGGCGAGTGGGAACTGGTGTCCGACGCCAGCCACCGCACGTGA